A window of the Argonema galeatum A003/A1 genome harbors these coding sequences:
- a CDS encoding GNAT family N-acetyltransferase, which yields MDVTIRQATTDDTDRCGSVIYLAFKGIADRYQVPSFFPTQEFATEVIDSLIANPSVFGVVAESDSQIVGANFLDESDIIRKIGPTAVHPDFQSRKIGRKLMEALLERGREAVSIRLIQEASNTTSLSLYASVGFDVKEPAVLIGGKPKSKPDPTIEIRPLQESDLEECAALCKQVYGFERFQELQQAIEHFSPFVAVIQNRIIAYATATNFFGHGVAKNEADMQALLLGIAAAGDDPLSLIVPLCQASFFRWCLGEGFRVINTVNIMALGEYFEPQGCYFSSVAY from the coding sequence ATGGATGTAACGATCCGACAGGCAACTACCGACGACACCGACAGATGTGGAAGTGTAATCTATCTTGCCTTTAAAGGAATAGCCGATCGCTATCAAGTTCCTTCTTTTTTCCCCACCCAGGAATTTGCCACTGAGGTAATAGATTCTTTAATCGCCAATCCCTCAGTTTTTGGTGTAGTTGCGGAAAGCGACAGTCAAATAGTTGGTGCGAACTTCCTCGACGAAAGCGATATCATCCGCAAAATTGGGCCGACAGCGGTTCATCCCGATTTCCAATCTCGCAAAATAGGCAGAAAACTAATGGAAGCCTTGCTGGAGAGAGGTCGAGAAGCTGTGAGTATTCGTCTGATTCAAGAAGCATCAAATACGACATCCCTCTCATTATACGCTTCTGTTGGTTTCGATGTCAAGGAACCTGCTGTTTTGATCGGCGGCAAACCGAAAAGCAAGCCAGACCCGACAATTGAAATCAGGCCCCTCCAGGAGTCAGATTTAGAAGAGTGCGCGGCCCTCTGCAAGCAGGTTTACGGATTTGAGCGGTTTCAGGAGTTGCAGCAAGCGATCGAACATTTTTCCCCTTTTGTCGCAGTTATCCAAAACCGCATCATCGCTTATGCGACTGCTACCAACTTCTTCGGACATGGAGTAGCCAAAAACGAAGCAGATATGCAAGCATTGCTATTAGGCATTGCGGCAGCAGGCGACGATCCTTTATCCTTAATAGTGCCTCTTTGTCAAGCTTCCTTCTTTCGCTGGTGTCTGGGCGAAGGTTTCCGCGTCATCAATACAGTAAACATCATGGCACTGGGTGAGTATTTTGAACCCCAAGGTTGCTATTTCTCATCTGTAGCTTACTAA